The following are encoded in a window of Methanococcus voltae genomic DNA:
- a CDS encoding DUF3343 domain-containing protein, translated as MILKKLKNIISKSENPKDFESQNTSKNKTGNEKLSGKGLLIFKNVKDTINSEKILKKKNYNIKVVAPPAEVREGCDLALQYEIIENIEIIRELKNNDIEVIKSISLEETMLKPIELVKIKKIGEHTMYRSGNMKITLDKNGIITNVSGGGCPDVPYLTIKLMNKNISDIPEQEHPKELGYSLCAYTLHKAFERAKNHKQN; from the coding sequence ATGATACTAAAAAAATTAAAGAATATTATATCAAAGTCAGAAAATCCAAAAGATTTTGAATCGCAAAATACTTCAAAAAACAAGACAGGTAATGAAAAATTATCTGGAAAAGGGCTATTAATTTTTAAAAACGTTAAAGATACAATAAACTCTGAAAAGATATTGAAAAAGAAAAATTACAATATAAAGGTAGTCGCACCCCCTGCAGAGGTTCGAGAAGGTTGTGATTTAGCTTTGCAATATGAAATAATAGAAAATATAGAAATAATCCGAGAATTAAAAAATAATGATATTGAAGTAATTAAATCCATATCCCTTGAAGAAACTATGTTAAAACCAATAGAACTTGTAAAAATTAAAAAAATTGGTGAACATACGATGTATAGGTCCGGCAATATGAAAATAACGTTGGATAAAAACGGGATAATTACAAATGTTTCGGGAGGCGGTTGTCCTGATGTGCCATATCTTACCATAAAATTGATGAATAAAAATATTTCAGATATCCCAGAACAAGAGCACCCTAAAGAATTGGGGTATTCATTATGTGCATATACGCTCCATAAAGCCTTTGAAAGGGCTAAAAACCACAAACAAAATTAA
- a CDS encoding NAD(P)H-hydrate dehydratase: MVIAGTIPIHGLGLTKGNVEISFDNIRFYNENIPENTVQIPISMGTATLIASCYKTLQYFNRSKELIAILAGDIGDGDGSAKIYDEISHLNNKFLIVHYIKPKISEISRVDFERNFVVGDAGGMYAGKAAGIGDKFKLFLPDVGELAFLADKDSSHPAYVRGFISEVDDLDVVKLIKMAYETGKMPDNMIVKGETDYIVEKGEIIASVSEPKHAAMECIGGTGDNLTGIISGLIYCGYEISEACTLGCLVNREIANMIKPTPDTKINEIIDAIPDALDKIIE, encoded by the coding sequence ATGGTTATTGCTGGAACAATTCCTATTCACGGCTTAGGACTTACAAAAGGAAACGTTGAAATCTCATTCGATAATATAAGGTTTTATAATGAAAACATTCCTGAGAATACGGTTCAAATACCAATTTCTATGGGTACTGCTACATTGATAGCTTCTTGCTATAAAACTCTTCAATATTTTAATAGAAGTAAGGAGTTAATTGCAATACTTGCAGGCGATATTGGAGATGGAGACGGTAGTGCTAAGATATATGACGAAATCAGTCATTTAAATAACAAATTCCTTATTGTACACTACATAAAACCAAAAATATCCGAAATCAGTAGGGTTGATTTTGAAAGAAACTTTGTAGTTGGGGATGCAGGTGGAATGTATGCAGGAAAAGCTGCTGGAATAGGCGATAAATTTAAATTATTCCTGCCAGATGTTGGAGAATTAGCATTTTTAGCAGATAAAGATTCTTCACATCCTGCATATGTAAGGGGCTTTATTTCAGAAGTTGACGATTTAGATGTTGTCAAATTGATAAAAATGGCGTATGAAACTGGCAAAATGCCTGATAATATGATTGTGAAAGGAGAAACAGATTATATTGTTGAAAAAGGTGAAATTATAGCCTCAGTTTCAGAACCAAAACACGCCGCTATGGAGTGTATTGGGGGTACAGGCGACAATTTAACAGGTATAATTTCAGGTTTAATCTACTGCGGTTATGAAATTTCAGAAGCTTGTACATTGGGATGTCTTGTAAATCGAGAAATTGCAAATATGATTAAACCTACTCCGGACACCAAAATTAATGAAATAATTGATGCCATACCTGACGCATTAGATAAAATTATCGAGTAA
- a CDS encoding haloacid dehalogenase — translation MEKNLLNYDNFNNQNELIDFFENKDLKREKILKLSRDIVRNCGITIRKIQKDEEVSFNQLTNDLNNLHSHTVEFPEFKKYLGTPQQEYVEAIVYHMITTHKKIPTYEDLKKECSTLLKESYILGLCDVIGELRRKVLDCISKDNKDDAEFYNDVMEILYDFIMKFDYYHVIDNLRRKQDVSRSLVEKTNGDFINFVENLKLRNELKKLQESNDL, via the coding sequence TTGGAAAAAAATTTATTAAATTACGATAATTTTAATAATCAAAATGAACTTATTGATTTTTTTGAAAATAAAGATTTAAAAAGAGAAAAAATATTAAAACTTTCAAGAGATATTGTAAGAAATTGCGGAATTACAATACGAAAAATACAGAAAGACGAAGAAGTATCCTTTAATCAATTAACAAACGATTTAAATAATTTACATAGTCATACGGTAGAGTTTCCTGAATTTAAAAAATACTTGGGTACCCCACAACAAGAGTATGTGGAAGCAATAGTATACCATATGATAACAACTCATAAAAAAATACCAACTTATGAAGATTTAAAGAAAGAATGCAGTACTTTGTTAAAAGAAAGCTACATTTTAGGATTATGTGATGTAATAGGGGAACTTCGTAGAAAAGTTTTAGATTGTATTTCAAAAGATAATAAGGACGATGCAGAGTTTTATAATGACGTTATGGAAATTTTATATGATTTTATTATGAAATTTGATTATTACCACGTAATAGACAATTTAAGAAGAAAACAAGACGTTTCAAGAAGTTTAGTCGAAAAAACAAATGGAGATTTTATTAATTTTGTTGAAAATTTAAAATTAAGAAATGAATTGAAAAAATTACAAGAATCAAACGATTTATAA
- a CDS encoding 50S ribosomal protein L3 — translation MGMKKNRPRRGSLAFSPRKRAKRIVPKIRSWPVDEKVRLQAYPVYKAGVTHALYVENNPKSPNAEQEVASPVTVLETPNITIAGIRVYKKDTNGLKVLTEVWAPELDQELARKLTVAKKELKSVDTLDSLINEIVDVRVIVYTIPKETAIAKKKPEVVEIRVGGSSVDERLNYAKGILGQKLSINDVFEAGEIIDTVAVTKGKGFQGSVKRWGIKIQFGKHQRKGVGRHTGSIGPWRPRRVMWSVPLPGQMGFHQRTEYNKRIFKIGAEGTEVTPKGGFLNYGVLKNGYVLVKGTVQGPAKRLVMIRGAIRAPVDKFGLPEITYISTESKQGN, via the coding sequence ATGGGTATGAAAAAAAATAGACCTCGTAGAGGTTCTTTAGCATTTAGCCCAAGAAAAAGAGCTAAAAGAATCGTTCCAAAAATCAGGTCATGGCCTGTTGACGAAAAAGTGAGACTCCAAGCTTACCCTGTATATAAAGCTGGTGTAACACACGCTTTATATGTTGAAAACAACCCAAAAAGTCCAAATGCTGAGCAAGAAGTAGCATCCCCTGTAACTGTTTTAGAAACTCCAAATATCACAATCGCTGGTATCAGAGTTTACAAAAAAGATACAAATGGATTAAAAGTATTGACAGAAGTTTGGGCTCCTGAATTAGACCAAGAATTAGCAAGAAAATTGACTGTTGCTAAAAAAGAATTGAAATCAGTTGATACATTAGACTCATTAATTAACGAAATTGTTGATGTAAGAGTAATTGTATACACAATTCCTAAAGAGACAGCAATAGCTAAGAAAAAACCTGAAGTAGTTGAAATTAGAGTTGGCGGCAGTAGCGTTGACGAAAGATTAAACTATGCAAAAGGTATTCTCGGTCAAAAATTGTCAATCAACGACGTATTTGAAGCTGGAGAAATCATCGATACTGTAGCTGTAACCAAAGGAAAAGGTTTCCAAGGTTCAGTTAAAAGATGGGGCATCAAAATACAATTTGGTAAACACCAAAGAAAAGGTGTAGGTAGACACACAGGTTCAATCGGTCCTTGGAGACCAAGAAGAGTTATGTGGTCAGTACCATTACCTGGTCAGATGGGTTTCCACCAAAGAACTGAATATAACAAAAGAATATTCAAAATTGGTGCAGAAGGAACAGAAGTTACACCGAAAGGTGGATTCTTAAACTACGGTGTACTTAAAAATGGATACGTTTTAGTAAAAGGTACCGTTCAAGGTCCTGCTAAAAGATTAGTTATGATAAGAGGCGCTATTAGAGCACCTGTTGATAAATTCGGATTACCTGAAATTACATACATCAGCACCGAATCAAAACAAGGAAACTAA
- the rpl4p gene encoding 50S ribosomal protein L4, translating into MNAKIFNLDGSEKGEVAIPSVFSAEYRPDLIKRAVISSLTAKLQPKGSNLLAGHRTSAKSIGKGHGRARVRRTAQGGGAFVPQAVGGRRAHGPKVEKILLERINRKERLKALQSAIAASANVEIVKARGHIIPDVPALPLIVSEEFESIVKTKDALDVFKALKLDADLTRAKEGISIKAGKGKLRGRKYKKPRSVLVVVSKACDAVKASKNIAGVDVITADDLGTMHIAPGTAAGRLTLWTEGAIEALREKFE; encoded by the coding sequence ATGAACGCAAAAATATTCAACTTAGATGGTTCTGAAAAAGGAGAAGTAGCAATACCATCCGTATTCAGTGCAGAATACAGACCTGACTTGATTAAAAGAGCTGTAATTTCATCATTGACCGCAAAATTACAACCAAAAGGTTCAAATTTATTAGCTGGTCATAGAACTTCCGCTAAATCAATCGGTAAAGGTCATGGTAGAGCAAGAGTTAGAAGAACCGCTCAAGGTGGTGGAGCATTTGTTCCTCAAGCTGTTGGCGGTAGAAGAGCACACGGACCTAAAGTAGAAAAGATTTTATTAGAAAGAATCAACAGAAAAGAAAGATTAAAAGCTTTACAAAGTGCTATTGCTGCAAGTGCAAACGTAGAAATTGTTAAAGCAAGAGGACACATCATACCTGATGTTCCGGCATTACCTTTAATCGTAAGTGAAGAATTCGAAAGTATTGTGAAAACAAAAGATGCTTTAGATGTATTCAAAGCTTTAAAATTAGATGCAGATTTAACGAGAGCTAAAGAAGGTATCTCAATTAAAGCTGGTAAAGGTAAATTAAGAGGAAGAAAATACAAAAAACCAAGAAGTGTTTTGGTTGTTGTATCAAAAGCTTGCGATGCTGTTAAAGCTTCCAAAAACATTGCAGGTGTTGATGTAATCACAGCTGATGACTTAGGTACTATGCACATAGCACCAGGTACTGCAGCAGGTAGATTAACACTCTGGACTGAAGGAGCTATCGAAGCATTAAGAGAAAAATTCGAATAA
- a CDS encoding 50S ribosomal protein L23: MDAFDVIKTPIISEKTMKLIEEENKIVFYVERKATKEDVKKAMKELFEVEAKSINTEITPKGLKKAYITLKEEYDASEVAANLGIY, translated from the coding sequence ATGGATGCCTTTGACGTAATTAAAACACCTATTATCAGTGAAAAAACAATGAAACTGATAGAGGAAGAAAACAAGATTGTATTCTATGTGGAAAGGAAAGCCACAAAAGAAGACGTTAAAAAAGCTATGAAAGAGTTATTCGAAGTTGAAGCTAAAAGCATTAACACAGAAATAACCCCGAAAGGACTTAAAAAAGCTTACATTACATTAAAAGAAGAATATGATGCAAGTGAAGTAGCTGCAAACTTAGGTATTTACTAA
- a CDS encoding 50S ribosomal protein L2, translated as MGKRLISQNRGRGTPKYTSPSHKRKGAVKYRAYDESEKTGSVVGALIDVLHDPGRSAPVGKVRFENGEERLVLIPEGKKVGDEIACGISAEIKPGNVLPLAEIPEGIPVYNIETIPGDGGKLVRAGGCYAHVVSHDVGKTIIKLPSGYPKVLNPSCRATIGVVAGGGRKEKPLLKAGKKFHALSAKAVAWPRVRGVAMNAVDHPYGGGRHQHTGKPTSVSRHTSPGRKVGHIASRRTGGKR; from the coding sequence ATGGGTAAAAGACTAATATCCCAAAATAGAGGTAGGGGGACTCCTAAATATACATCCCCATCTCACAAAAGAAAAGGCGCAGTTAAATACAGAGCATACGACGAATCAGAGAAAACCGGCAGTGTTGTAGGTGCTTTAATCGACGTATTACACGACCCTGGAAGAAGCGCTCCTGTTGGAAAAGTAAGATTTGAAAATGGTGAAGAAAGATTAGTTTTAATCCCTGAAGGTAAAAAAGTTGGGGATGAAATTGCTTGTGGTATCAGTGCAGAAATCAAGCCTGGTAACGTATTGCCTTTAGCTGAAATACCTGAAGGTATTCCTGTATACAACATTGAAACTATTCCTGGAGACGGTGGTAAATTAGTAAGAGCTGGTGGTTGCTACGCTCACGTTGTTTCACACGACGTAGGTAAAACAATTATCAAATTACCATCTGGATATCCAAAAGTTTTAAATCCATCATGTAGGGCTACAATTGGTGTAGTTGCTGGTGGTGGAAGAAAAGAAAAACCTCTTTTGAAAGCAGGTAAGAAATTCCACGCTTTAAGTGCTAAAGCTGTTGCTTGGCCAAGAGTTAGGGGTGTTGCAATGAACGCAGTAGACCACCCTTACGGGGGAGGTAGACACCAACACACAGGTAAACCTACAAGCGTTTCAAGACACACATCACCAGGTAGAAAAGTTGGTCACATAGCTTCAAGAAGAACTGGTGGCAAGAGATAA
- a CDS encoding 30S ribosomal protein S19: MARQKKFSGKGGKRKKSTKQNVAPRRRVEFKYKGYTLEQLQEMPVKKFMEIIPSRQRRTMKRGITANQRKLVMKIKKARKLVNRGKDPRVIRTHCRDFVITPEMIGLSFGIYNGKAFKEVKLVEEAVGRFLGEFAPTRAVVQHGSPGMGATRGSMFVPIK; the protein is encoded by the coding sequence ATGGCCAGACAAAAAAAGTTTAGTGGAAAAGGCGGCAAAAGAAAAAAGTCAACTAAACAAAATGTGGCTCCTAGAAGAAGAGTAGAATTCAAATACAAAGGATACACATTAGAACAGTTGCAAGAAATGCCTGTAAAGAAATTCATGGAAATAATTCCTTCAAGACAAAGAAGAACTATGAAAAGAGGAATTACTGCAAACCAAAGAAAATTGGTTATGAAAATTAAAAAGGCAAGAAAACTCGTAAATAGAGGAAAAGACCCAAGAGTTATCAGAACACACTGCAGAGACTTTGTGATTACTCCTGAAATGATTGGATTATCATTCGGTATTTACAACGGTAAAGCCTTCAAAGAAGTAAAATTAGTTGAAGAAGCTGTTGGTAGATTCTTAGGAGAATTTGCACCAACAAGAGCTGTAGTTCAACACGGTTCCCCAGGTATGGGTGCTACAAGAGGTTCAATGTTCGTACCGATTAAATAA
- the npdG gene encoding NADPH-dependent F420 reductase, translated as MKVAILGGTGDQGLGLAMRFAMNEANEVIIGSRKEEKAIEAAKEAMERLSTVQSKDTKNISINAMTNLDAAKEADVVLLSLPFEYTISTLKDLKDALKGKIVVSLMVPLASAFGDKPTRVITCPQGSVAEMVQAYLPESTVVSGFHNVCHKCLCDLENPINCDVLIAGDDKEANKTVVELANTINGVNGIDCGKLEISRYIEQITPLLVQLNIKYKAKGTGLRITGLEGKL; from the coding sequence ATGAAAGTAGCAATATTGGGCGGAACAGGCGACCAAGGATTAGGTCTTGCAATGAGATTTGCAATGAATGAAGCTAATGAAGTAATCATTGGTTCAAGAAAAGAAGAAAAAGCAATCGAAGCTGCAAAAGAAGCAATGGAACGTTTATCCACAGTACAATCAAAAGATACAAAAAACATATCTATAAATGCAATGACAAATTTAGATGCTGCAAAAGAAGCTGACGTGGTACTTTTATCATTACCGTTTGAATACACTATTTCAACATTAAAAGATTTGAAAGACGCTTTAAAAGGTAAAATAGTAGTTTCTTTAATGGTTCCATTAGCAAGTGCATTTGGAGATAAACCTACAAGAGTAATCACTTGTCCACAAGGCTCCGTAGCTGAAATGGTGCAAGCATATTTACCAGAATCAACTGTGGTAAGTGGTTTCCATAATGTATGCCATAAGTGTTTATGTGATTTAGAAAATCCTATCAATTGTGATGTATTGATTGCAGGTGATGATAAAGAAGCAAATAAAACAGTTGTGGAACTTGCAAATACAATCAACGGTGTAAATGGTATTGATTGCGGAAAATTAGAAATTTCAAGATATATCGAACAGATAACTCCGCTTTTAGTTCAATTGAATATAAAATACAAAGCTAAAGGAACTGGATTGAGAATAACAGGTTTAGAAGGTAAATTATAA
- a CDS encoding sugar phosphate isomerase/epimerase family protein — MENQSFNFGKFNNKCGLSSLVYIHDDIVSSLEKISKYNFDSWEIVFEGTHAEADCKMDNILNLKHCEMKKCQKGLETVVHAPFTDLNPASLNDKVSKVTVDSIIEAIDFASKTNSKIVTVHPGYIPYLWKDYKERVIERNSNSIKKLVEVAETYDITIGLENMPNFFGVLGTTPEELELLTKGIDSNSLGITFDIGHANTCKELSNLNTEDYIAELNNIGKGIVHTHIHDNDGTDDSHLKLKEGNINLEAVFTNLNDINYNGIYSLECRSIDDAVESRRIISEILKDIN; from the coding sequence ATGGAAAATCAATCTTTTAATTTTGGTAAATTTAATAATAAGTGTGGATTATCTTCACTTGTATATATACACGATGATATAGTATCTTCCTTAGAAAAAATAAGCAAATATAACTTTGATTCTTGGGAAATAGTTTTTGAAGGTACTCACGCAGAAGCAGACTGTAAAATGGATAATATTTTAAATTTAAAACATTGTGAAATGAAAAAATGTCAAAAAGGTTTGGAAACTGTAGTACACGCCCCATTTACTGATTTAAACCCTGCTTCATTAAATGACAAGGTTTCAAAAGTGACCGTAGACAGTATAATCGAGGCAATAGATTTTGCTTCAAAAACAAACTCTAAAATCGTGACTGTACACCCGGGTTATATTCCATATCTTTGGAAAGATTATAAGGAGCGAGTAATCGAAAGGAATAGTAATTCGATAAAAAAATTAGTGGAAGTGGCTGAAACTTACGATATAACAATCGGTTTGGAAAATATGCCTAACTTTTTTGGTGTTTTAGGAACTACACCCGAAGAATTAGAACTGCTTACAAAAGGAATTGATTCAAATAGTTTGGGTATTACATTCGATATTGGTCATGCAAATACTTGCAAAGAGTTGTCAAACTTAAATACTGAGGATTACATCGCTGAATTAAACAATATTGGTAAAGGTATAGTTCATACTCATATTCACGATAATGATGGGACTGACGATTCTCACCTTAAACTAAAAGAGGGTAATATTAATTTAGAAGCCGTCTTTACAAACTTAAACGACATTAATTATAACGGAATTTATAGTTTGGAATGTAGAAGTATAGATGATGCAGTTGAAAGTAGGCGTATTATATCAGAAATTTTGAAAGATATTAATTAA
- a CDS encoding FumA C-terminus/TtdB family hydratase beta subunit gives MQYHLKTPISKEDIKKLNVGDIVYLSGNICTGRDEAHITAIEEEKPPVDLKNGVIYHAGPIMKQKKTETGKTTDEWECVAIGPTTSARMNKTEKKFIEITNISAIIGKGGMSDDLLSVFEEHSVVYLSAPGGCAALLAESVKKVESVHKLNLGIPEAFWSLKVEEFGPLVVSMDSHCQSLYKNVNKNVEKNLKEIKELI, from the coding sequence ATGCAATATCATTTAAAAACCCCTATTTCAAAAGAAGATATTAAAAAATTAAACGTTGGAGATATTGTTTATTTATCTGGCAATATATGCACTGGGAGAGACGAAGCACATATTACTGCAATAGAAGAAGAAAAACCCCCTGTTGATTTAAAAAATGGCGTAATATATCACGCAGGCCCCATAATGAAACAGAAAAAGACAGAAACGGGAAAAACAACTGATGAATGGGAATGTGTGGCAATTGGTCCAACCACGTCAGCACGTATGAATAAAACTGAAAAAAAATTTATAGAAATTACTAATATTTCGGCGATTATCGGAAAAGGGGGAATGTCTGACGACTTATTAAGTGTTTTTGAAGAACATTCCGTCGTTTACTTATCAGCACCTGGTGGATGTGCTGCATTACTTGCAGAAAGTGTTAAAAAAGTTGAATCAGTCCATAAACTAAATTTGGGGATTCCAGAAGCTTTTTGGAGTTTAAAAGTTGAAGAATTTGGTCCTTTGGTTGTTTCGATGGATAGCCATTGTCAAAGTTTATATAAAAATGTAAATAAAAATGTTGAAAAAAATTTAAAAGAAATAAAAGAGTTAATTTAA
- a CDS encoding signal recognition particle protein Srp54 gives MLDKLGQNISTALNKIKSATLVDKKLIKEVIKDIQKALIQSDVNVKLVLKMSKDIEKKAIEENPPKGLTKKEHIIQIVYNELVQLIGNEPQKLDLDPSKKSIILLVGIQGSGKTTSSAKLARLIQKRGLKPALIAADVYRPAAYKQLQQLAEKINVPLYGDETRTKTPIEIAKDGLNKLKKADVFIIDTAGRHKEESGLLTEMKELKDELNPKEIVLVIDGTLGQQAKNQAKAFKDAVEDIGSILVTKLDGSAKGGGALSAVAEINAPIKFIGTGEGVDDLETFEPKKFISRLLGMGDLDSLLEKTDDIVEEANEEDIEAILKGKFTLVELYSQLETISKMGPMKQILSMIPGMGASMPKEAASLTEQKLKRYKILMDSMTEEEKENPELIKTSRMQRIARGAGAKQEEVKELLKYYQTTKNAFSNLKRGKMLKMGGQMGKIMRQIMYKE, from the coding sequence ATGCTTGACAAATTGGGTCAAAATATTTCAACTGCACTAAATAAAATAAAAAGTGCAACATTAGTGGATAAAAAATTAATTAAAGAAGTTATAAAGGATATCCAAAAAGCTTTAATTCAATCGGACGTTAATGTTAAGCTTGTTTTAAAAATGAGTAAGGATATTGAAAAGAAAGCGATAGAAGAAAATCCTCCAAAAGGTTTAACAAAAAAGGAACACATTATCCAAATAGTTTACAATGAACTTGTACAATTGATTGGAAATGAGCCTCAAAAGTTAGACTTAGACCCTTCAAAAAAATCAATAATTTTGTTGGTTGGTATCCAAGGGAGTGGTAAAACTACAAGTTCCGCAAAATTAGCAAGATTAATCCAAAAAAGAGGTTTAAAACCCGCTTTAATTGCAGCAGATGTTTACAGACCTGCGGCATATAAGCAATTACAACAGCTCGCTGAAAAAATAAATGTTCCTCTTTATGGTGACGAAACAAGAACCAAAACTCCTATAGAAATAGCTAAAGATGGTTTAAATAAGCTAAAAAAAGCAGATGTATTTATTATTGATACTGCAGGTAGGCACAAAGAAGAATCTGGTCTTTTAACGGAAATGAAAGAATTAAAAGATGAACTAAATCCAAAAGAAATTGTTTTGGTTATTGATGGTACTTTGGGACAACAGGCTAAAAACCAAGCTAAAGCATTTAAGGACGCCGTGGAAGATATCGGTAGTATTTTAGTTACTAAATTAGACGGTTCTGCAAAAGGTGGTGGTGCTTTAAGTGCGGTAGCTGAAATAAACGCTCCTATTAAATTTATTGGTACTGGTGAGGGTGTAGACGATTTAGAAACATTTGAACCTAAAAAATTTATATCCCGACTTTTAGGTATGGGTGATTTAGACAGTTTACTTGAAAAAACCGATGATATCGTAGAAGAAGCAAACGAAGAAGATATCGAAGCAATACTTAAGGGTAAGTTTACATTGGTTGAATTATATTCCCAATTAGAAACAATCTCAAAAATGGGGCCAATGAAACAAATATTAAGTATGATACCAGGAATGGGTGCATCAATGCCAAAAGAGGCAGCAAGTTTAACAGAGCAAAAATTGAAACGTTATAAAATTTTAATGGATTCTATGACTGAAGAAGAAAAGGAAAACCCAGAACTAATTAAAACTTCACGAATGCAAAGAATTGCAAGAGGGGCAGGAGCAAAACAGGAAGAGGTAAAAGAATTATTAAAATATTACCAAACTACTAAAAATGCTTTCTCAAACTTAAAACGTGGTAAAATGCTAAAAATGGGCGGTCAAATGGGTAAAATTATGAGACAAATTATGTATAAAGAATAA
- a CDS encoding UbiX family flavin prenyltransferase: MENSNNRKEIVVCITGASGAIYAKRLLEELKKDDSIITSLVVSKMGISTIKYELNIEIDEFYKLADNYYLEDDFYAPIASGSHKFDSAIVIPCSMKSVSAVANGYADNLIARVCDVCLKEHRKLVLITRETPLNAIHLENMTKLSKLGVIIMPPVPAFYSFPKTVDDIINFTVGRILDTLDVKNNLVKRWGDE; the protein is encoded by the coding sequence ATGGAAAACTCAAACAATAGAAAAGAAATTGTAGTATGTATTACAGGCGCCAGTGGTGCAATTTATGCAAAAAGGTTGTTGGAAGAGCTAAAAAAAGATGATTCGATAATCACATCGTTAGTAGTTTCAAAAATGGGTATTTCTACAATAAAATATGAATTAAATATAGAAATAGATGAATTTTATAAATTAGCGGATAATTATTATTTGGAAGACGATTTTTATGCCCCGATAGCGTCAGGCTCCCATAAATTTGATTCTGCTATAGTGATACCCTGTTCTATGAAATCGGTTTCAGCAGTTGCAAATGGTTATGCAGACAATTTAATTGCAAGAGTATGTGATGTTTGTTTAAAAGAGCACAGAAAATTAGTGTTGATTACTCGAGAAACACCCTTAAATGCAATTCATTTGGAAAATATGACTAAATTATCGAAATTGGGTGTAATTATAATGCCACCAGTACCTGCATTTTATAGTTTCCCTAAAACAGTCGATGATATTATAAATTTCACTGTGGGACGAATTTTAGATACTTTAGATGTTAAAAACAATTTAGTTAAACGTTGGGGCGATGAATAA